The DNA window ttcaggtttggcttggtttttttccggtttgggtttggtttggttttttcggtttcaagcttataaaaccaaaactgaaccCAACTGgtcgattttttaaaaattttacttggtttaatcggtttttttcatggttcggttttttcagttattttttctgattttctctgtttttcaatttttttgcttACCCCTAATAATAATCCCTAATAATAATCCACTCAAAACCACATTGAATAACGGCCGAAGTAGCCTCACTAAAACCCGCACTTCAACAACAACCTTTGAAAACCATAATAACAAACTCATCTCAACCCCAAAACCACCCTTTATAACCCTAATCTAGACCCATCACATTCCACACAATAGCTCTAATAAACATTGCCTTCGAGACCTAAGAATAACTTCCAAGACATTAGCCGACAACCACCAAAACATACCGTTAACAACCCACTCGACAAATCGATCCAAGCCACCCTGAACAACCACCAAACATTGAAGCCATCAAAACAAATCCATAACAACCACCCTCCAACAACAACCTTTTAATACCCTTGACATCCATAATAATAGACTTATCTCAGTCTCGAAACCAACCATTGATAGCTCCAAAACATTGCCTTTGACATCCATAATATCTCCAAaacctttttagatttttatatttagagtttgtttgtttttgtatttaaaaaatatttcaaaaaaaatttaaatttaaattttattttaaattaatatatttttaatgattttggatatatatttatgttaaaaataaattttaaaaaataaaaatatattattttaatatatttttaaataacaaaaatatttttaaaagcaaactttccctttttcatttttattttaatcttttcgTACATATTTCATGAAGATATCCTCTgcaccataaaaatatattttgaaaaccacCCCACATTTGCATCTGTAGGGCATATGAAATACACTCAAATTTTAAAGCCCCAACACCCCACCCGCACCTTAAACCCCTAAAATCTGCAactcaaaacacctaaaaataacacaatGGCCAAGTGGTGGCGAAGCCTGAGGACGGCAATCCAATCCCCACAACAGCCATTATCACCACCGCAACCATTTCAATCTTCACGTTACCACACAATCCAAGCAATACCTCGAGAGGTTGTAGGCAGCAGAGTTTCAGCTAGAGAAAGAGAGCAAGGTAGAATCCCTGCTGTGGTTTTCTCTCAGAGTCTCCTTGATATAAACCCGTCAAATCGGTATACATCTAGGAAGAGATTATTGACTACTGAGAAAAAGCAGATTCTAGCCATTCTTAAGTCCGTAGAAATCCCTTTCTTTTGCTCCACTACTTTCCCTCTTCAGATCCGAGCTGGGACCGGGTCATCGGTTTTGCTTGAATCCGGAACTGTATTGCCCATTAAGGTAAGTCACACTGTTTTAGTTCGTTCTCAATCTTAAGTGGTTTAATGATTTGaagtttgtttggttttttatgtttttcggATTGTTTTGTAGATACATAGGGATGAAAAGACAGGGAAGATATTGAATTTGGTGTTTGCTTGGGCTGATGAAGGAACTGAGATGAAAGTTGACGTGCCGGTTGTTttcaaaggagaagaaaattgtcCCGGTCTTAAGAAAGGTACGTTTTACTCTTGTctaattcattattatttatttattcatttattttgtgaGGCTTTCCAGATTGTTAAAGTATGgaaattttataactatgagCGATGCGCAGGACAGCTTAGGGGCTGTTCTGAATCTGAGTTTCAAAAGCTGTCCAGGGATGAGTTGCCGTAGATTTCCTGTGGATTATGATTAAATGTGTGGATAGATTTCTAGGATTCACACCTGGGTTTCTTAACAGTCACACCTGAGAGGAGATTGAGCAACATAATCAAAGCAAATTGCTGggaattatttaatattattgcattgaaaatattgaaagacaACATAGTTATTTATAGAGTTGTAGCAGTCCAAATCCTTCAAGTACATGGATTCCTAAACCTCCAACATAATTATTCCTATTTAGAATAGGAAAACCTAATAACTTTAggactagaaaataaaatgctaaaacagaaataaaattctGTAATTTCCAGATTTTCCAGCAGATCTGAAAATTACCATACTACTCAGGTTCCCAACTATGTTTTCTATCTTAGCCATGTGCCAACTCAATGCTTGAGCATTGGGATTATTCTCAGAATGCCCTCTAAAGAACTTTGGGGGCTGGTGCCAGCATGGCCCATCAATGAGGCTTCGTAACATGATATTGTTTGTGGGGATGTGACTGTGTTTTCTCATAATTTCTTATGGGGGTAAATGTTAGGGTAGATAAGATTTTTGTAGATTATTAGTACGTCATGAGACTTGCTATAAATTTGTAGATAAGTTATGTGTGATTGTGGGTCGTCTTTCCTAGTGTATGAAGAGAGTTCTGTAAGAATCAttggatttgggttttttttttttttccaaggtgGCACTTGTAGGTTATTTAGTATGCTAACTTTCTTCAAAACTTTAAGGATTTAGGTATGCTGTGCATGGTCATGGTTCTCGTGAATAATTTTTGTCCTAGGGAATGATAAATGTCACGAGAATCATTGATTGGATATTTTTCTAAAGTTTGGTTTGGTAGCATATGGAAGATGAGATGTCTTGAAGACAATTCTAATAAACCTAAGCaagttgaaaattacaattatttGACAACTCACCATTGTTTGAGTCTTGCCTTTAGTCCCAATCCGAATCCTTTATCTTTATGAGGCATATATAAAGATGTCTGATGCAGGAAAAAACTGGCTATGTAACTTTTAGCTGAGTAGGTAGGAATGTGGAGGGTTCAAAATTAAAGAGGGGGTTGAAAGTTTGTGTCTCAGTTGAGCTTCTAGGAAAAATGGTGGTTTTGTTTGCTGGAATAGGAGAATTTGCCTGCTGAAATATTGTGACAGCAGTGCTCCATCATCAACCAAAGCACTTCTTTTTTTCACCCTCTCTGATATGTAAATTATCCTCGGTGTAGGACAGCTTAGTCTTTTATTTTGCGATCCTTTTCCCGATCTTTTTTCAGCTGTTAATGTAACAAGTCCTGATTCTGATGGGTAAGACGATCATTTTTCAAGCATAACGTAAGATTCATTCCAGCAAAAGTTATAAATACATTCTTGACACAATAGAGTATCAAGATGTAAATTTGACTAGATGAACTGCAAACTAGAGCCCATACAACTACAAAGAACACCTTTCCTTTGATCAAAATGCCTTGTTCATTATGATATGGATAATGCTCTGACTGTTGGTTTCTGAAATTGAATCTGTTAACCATGTTTGCAATAGATGTGGTATTAACTCTCTTCCAAAAATAACTCAACTCCATTGTGTTAGGAGCTCATCCTAGAATTTCTTCTCCACAATGTGTTCTAAGAGAAACAAACCTATGGTTCTCTGGAGATTTGTCCTAAGTCATTGGTGTATTATGATTAATCACAAGGTCATTAACTTGAAAGAAATTGTTCCACATTCTTGTCAAATATCCATGGATGTCTTAGCAAGGTATGTAATAGAAATGAATGGTTCCATGGAACAAATCAATGCACACCTCCCATGAATTTTGTTATCAGTGCTATTTAACCATGCCACTTTATGCTGATTTGCATTTGGCTTAGTTTTCTCCCCAAGCTTGTGATGCCATCTTCATAAACAACACTAGAGTAACAACCACTGGCATTGATTAGAATGGTATGCTTGCCCGTTGAATTTACCACATGTTTGAGAAATAATGTTTCTTTGCTAGGTAAagaaatatgtttgtttgtggAAATAAATTTCAGACagaacatttgaaaaaaatcatcagaGCCACCTTACCTGTAAATTTGTTTGTCAAAATCATCATATTTCCTTGCTGAAAAATTCTtccaaaaatttaaagatatctGATGGTGTTTTTGCATCTCTCACTTTACTCCAATGCTGTAACAGGAGGCCATTTGAAGATGATGAGAAGTACTCTAAAATATCTCTGCCCAGCTGAACACATTCCTCAAAAAATTGAGGTGGACATAAGCAATCTAGATATTGAAGATGGATTATTCATGCGTGATATCGAGGTTCATTCATCGTTGAAGCTTTTGAGTAAGAATGAGAACATGCCTGTATGTAAGATTGTAGCAACAAATTTGGATACCCCAGAATCCGCGGCATTGAATTTAGAAAGCTCAGAACCTGCAGAGAAACAGCCAGTGGAGTGCCTGTGAATCACCTCAGCAGAAAAGATTAGCAACCCCAATGTTAGAAGTTTAGAATAATAACTTTGTTGTTTTGTCTAGATTATGGCTTGCGTTGGTGTTTTGGGATTCTCAAACTAAGGAAGACATTCATGGATAGATACTTAGGCATGTTATATTTATGCTTTTAGCATCTTAGTTACTTTGTTGGTAGGTTGCATTAGTTGCTGCTAA is part of the Populus trichocarpa isolate Nisqually-1 chromosome 7, P.trichocarpa_v4.1, whole genome shotgun sequence genome and encodes:
- the LOC7477964 gene encoding uncharacterized protein LOC7477964, whose protein sequence is MAKWWRSLRTAIQSPQQPLSPPQPFQSSRYHTIQAIPREVVGSRVSAREREQGRIPAVVFSQSLLDINPSNRYTSRKRLLTTEKKQILAILKSVEIPFFCSTTFPLQIRAGTGSSVLLESGTVLPIKIHRDEKTGKILNLVFAWADEGTEMKVDVPVVFKGEENCPGLKKGGHLKMMRSTLKYLCPAEHIPQKIEVDISNLDIEDGLFMRDIEVHSSLKLLSKNENMPVCKIVATNLDTPESAALNLESSEPAEKQPVECL